The Bacteroidales bacterium sequence ATCAGCTTTTGATCCTGATATTGGACCTGTTGGCTATGGATTGGGCTGGGAAATATATGATGCCGGAACGACTCACATAATAAAACATAATGGAGGCGGTTTGGGATGCGATACGCGTCTGACACTAATCCCTTCTGAACATATGGTTGTAGTAGTTCTCAAGAACAGCAGAAAGGGCAGTTCGACATCCATAACCAGCAACATTATTGAAGCTTTTGGAGAACAGTATAAAAAAAAGAATGATCATTATGGAACCAGTAATAAATTCACTGCAATTGTTCACGGGCATTGGGAAGGTAACATCATAACATTTTCCGACACTATTCCCGTATCAATTTTAATAAATCAGGATAAAAGTGTTGAATGTAAAATACGAGGTGTTGTTTATGAAAGTAAAGTCAACTATGTGAATGGTGTATCTGAGATTCGAATCAATGAAGAAGTATTGCGGCTAGGTCCTCCAGAAGAATATATTTTGTTCCAGCTAAGTTTTTCATATGATAAAGCCTACGGATCTGCTAATGTTGGTGGAGGAGATTCGCCATATTGTGTACCCAGTTATATTGAATTGCACAAAAACAGATAATTTTAATGACGAGTAATATGGTTTTGAATTCATGGGAAAAAAGTTAGTTGATTTTATGCAAAAAACACGCAATAACACACATAATAGCGCACTATGACAGAAATATTTGATGTTTTATGAAAGTAAAAGAGGTCATATTCATTCTCATAATTCTTTCTTTTTCAATATTATCTTGTAGAGAAAGGAAGCAAAACAATCTTCTAATAAACCAGAAATTGGAAGGATGCTGGGTGGGAGGTTTATTACAAAATGACGGTTTAACGGAAGATGTTGAACTTCGTCTTTTCGAAATAAAACCTGACAGCTCGCTTGTTTTTAGCCTGACTTATGAGCTTGGTCCACGTTCAAGGGTTTGGGAATATGATATTGAAATTAGTATTCAAAATAATGAAATATCATGGCTTGCGCATCAGGGAAAGCTGAGTGAAAATCTGGATACAATGTATCTGACGAAGAACTGGAAAGGAGAACAATCTCAATGGATATTTTATAGAGATAAGACTTATGATGATTTCATTAATAAATTCATCTCCAATACAAGAAGTGATTATACTTATTCAATTCCTGTAAGTATGAAGGACAGTTTGTCCTGTGAATCTTTAGATGAGGTTGGAATTGATGCCATACAGGTGACTGATTTTATTAAAGCCATTAAAAGCGGGAACTTTGGCGACATCCATAGTATTTTGATGTATCGAAAAGGAAAGCTCGCGCTTGAAGAATATTTCGCACTTGAAGGAAAAATCTCCGGGTCATCTGTTAATGAAACCTTTAGAAAAAAAACACATCAACTATCCTCTGTAACGAAAGGGATTCTTTCATTGATAACAGGAATTTCCATTGAAAAGGGCAAGATTTCTAATGTTAACGAGCCAATTTTTAATTATTTATCTCATTATTCCAATTCTTTCATTGACGAGAAAAAACAAATTCAAATTAAGCACCTCCTAACTATGACATCTGGATTGGGCTGGAATCAGTTTAATTATTCATGGAATGATAAAAGAAATGATGCGGCAAATATGTATAAATGCAAGAATGTTGTTGAGTATGTTTTGGAAAGGCCCATGAAAGCAGTACCAGGTGAAAAATTTAATTATACAAATGGAGAGCCAACGGTTATGGGGGTTGTTTTGCGCAATGCTTGTAATATGAAAGTTGATAAATATACTGAATTACATTTGTTTAATCCACTTGGAATAACTGAATATCAATGGTCACGCTATCCTGATGGCACACTGGAAACCGATGGTGGACTCAAATTATGTTCACGGGACTTGCTTAAAGTGGGAATTTTAATGCTAAATAATGGGAATTGGCATGGTAACCAAATAATTTCTGAAGACTGGGTATCGGAATCGACAAAACCCAGAATAAACTTATCATTAAAGAGAGGATATGGATATTATTGGAATGAAATGAAGTATAAATTTAGAGGTAAATCCCAAACCGCGATTTTTATTCCAGGAGACGGTGGGCAGTTCCTGGGTGTTTTTCCATCTTTAGATATGGTCATCGCATTTACAGCAGGAATTTACGATAAAGACCCTACAAGAATGTATTGGGAAATTATAAATAAGAACGTACTTACTGCATTGAAAGAGAAATAATTGTAAACAAAAACTCGGAATAACAACGTAATGGAGTATAAAAACCAAATAAATTATGGAATTATTGGAGCACTTGCATCATTAAAGAGAAGCATTAATAATCTTTTAATAGAATAGTTATATGAAGTTATATGCAATTATTATGTCACTGTTTTCCTTACTGTTTACGGGAGATGGTTTCAAAACCATTACTTATAGTTCAGTATCACTTAAAAGCCCTTCTAAAAAACCTGATGAAAACAATGAAGTTATATTTTTAAAGCAAGCACTTCAAGATGACTTTAAGCAAATGTGCAAAACTCTGGAAGAGAATCATGCATCATTATATGAATATACTCCAAAACAAGTCATGGACAGCCTGGTGGAAAAACAATATGAGCTTATCAGAGACTCCATGACACTGCATGAATTTTATAAAATTCTCACACCGGTTACTGCCAAGATCGGTTGCGGGCATACAGCCGTTTGGATGCCTGGTAGTTATTGGGATATTGATCCCGAAAATCTTTTCCCATTACAAATAAAGTTGATTGAGGGATATGTTGTTGTTACCGGTAAATACAACGACGCATTGCAGGTTCCGGAGGGGAGCATCATATTGGAAATCAATGGCCGGTCAGCGAATGATATTATTACTGAGATGAGGACAAACTACTCCGCTGATGCTTTTAATATCCATTTTATTGATTCGCAAATCGGGAGGCGGTTTCCTTTGATTTATGCAAGACGATTTGGATTCCCAATAAATTATGTGGTGAAATATGCCTTACCAGGACGTAAAACGAGTGAGACCAAAACATTGATCCCTGCAACAAATCAGGCGATCAGGAAAGTAGTTTTCTCAAACTTCAACCACCCCCCACTAACTTTTAATTTGATGGAAGATGGGAATATAGCTTTGTTAACCATACCTACATTTATTTACTACGACAGGGTTTCTTATTTCACTAATTTTATTGACAGTTGTTTTAAAGTTATTAAAGATAGAGATGTAGAAAATCTTATCCTTGATTTAAGAGGCAATGATGGTGGCGATCCTTTTTGTGCTGCTCCTCTGTTTTCGTATCTTCAACCCGAACCACTGCCTTATTTTTCTGAACCTTATGGCAAATATTCAGCGCTTGCCACTCCTTTGTTATTACCCGAAAATCATTTTTCAGGTAACCTGATTACCCTGATGGATGGAAGGTGTTTTTCCACAAATGCTCATTTCTGTTCATTGATAAAATACCATCAAATTGGAACAATAGTAGGAACACCAAGCGGGGGTACTTATACGTGTAATGCAGGTAAAAATGGAGTGGGAATTTTAAAAAATACAGGCATTCAGCTTTATTTTGGCCGGAGTTCTTTTTCAACTGCTGTGAAGGGGATGGACAAATCGAAACCGATTTTACCAGATGTATTTATAAATGAAACGTATCAGGATTTTCTTGAAAACAGAGATGTTTTTATTGAAAAAGCCCTAGAATAAATTGTTCATTAAGGAAAAATAAATTCAAAAAATAATGTAATTATCAATACGTATTATGAAAACAATTTTCAGCCTAAAGTTAAATTCAAGGATAACATCACTCTTGTTCCTTGCACCATTATTCACATCACCCTGTTTGATAAAAGGCCAAAATTCATCTTATAAATTGTATCCATTCCTCTATGATTCAAAACCTGAAATTTCATCACCTTTTTACATGAATGACACAATTGAAACGATTTTGGTTATTACTAAAACCTTACAATACGGAATTGTTCCGGTAACTATGGAAAACGGCAGTCCTTTATTGTATAGTTACAAAACAGGAACAGTTTTAGGTAAGGATAAACAAATGCAAATTGATGTCGGAGATTTTCCTTCTTTGGCAAAAAACAGTTTGCATAATGAAGAAGAATTAGCCATAAAGAAAATGATTACTGGAATACCAATAGATGTAATCAATTGTACAGCAAAGCCAAACGGCTATTCATATACAGGGTTTCTGGCTGAAGACGAAGATATTATTTCAGTACTGATTGGTGACAACAGACTGGTCGGTAAAATGAAACTTACACATGCTCAATTAGCCAAACCACTCTTTCATTTCTGGAATCTTATTTTGAAAGAAACAGAACTTGGAAATTGGACAAGGTTTTATGACAATATTAAACAAATCCACTACAATGATAACATATTGAATTTTAAAGCCTCAGCATCGAAGGGATGGCAACAATCCATTTTTTTCGATGAAATTCAGGGGAGGTATAATATTCATATCGACAGGGAACTGACACCTACTGAATTTCAATTTCTTAAAAAAAATTACTCAATCCTGCCTGAAGAAGAATTTGATAAAATGGTAGACAAACTGACCACGCTTGATTTTAGCGAAATGCTTCCTTATTACATCATGCGATATGGATTTTATGAAGGCCATACAGACTATCGGTGTGATCCCATTGCAATAGCTTTAATTTTTGGATTAAAAAGTATTGAAGAGATTAACACAGCATTTGAAGGAAATTTATATGGTACTTTAACAAAACA is a genomic window containing:
- a CDS encoding serine hydrolase, which produces MKVKEVIFILIILSFSILSCRERKQNNLLINQKLEGCWVGGLLQNDGLTEDVELRLFEIKPDSSLVFSLTYELGPRSRVWEYDIEISIQNNEISWLAHQGKLSENLDTMYLTKNWKGEQSQWIFYRDKTYDDFINKFISNTRSDYTYSIPVSMKDSLSCESLDEVGIDAIQVTDFIKAIKSGNFGDIHSILMYRKGKLALEEYFALEGKISGSSVNETFRKKTHQLSSVTKGILSLITGISIEKGKISNVNEPIFNYLSHYSNSFIDEKKQIQIKHLLTMTSGLGWNQFNYSWNDKRNDAANMYKCKNVVEYVLERPMKAVPGEKFNYTNGEPTVMGVVLRNACNMKVDKYTELHLFNPLGITEYQWSRYPDGTLETDGGLKLCSRDLLKVGILMLNNGNWHGNQIISEDWVSESTKPRINLSLKRGYGYYWNEMKYKFRGKSQTAIFIPGDGGQFLGVFPSLDMVIAFTAGIYDKDPTRMYWEIINKNVLTALKEK